In Sebaldella termitidis ATCC 33386, one DNA window encodes the following:
- a CDS encoding formamidopyrimidine-DNA glycosylase, with product MLEIPESFNLAKQLNQTVKNKVIKNVKAAQSPHKFAFYFNDDPDNYNALLSGKKIEKIEPIGGQVEITAENIRILFGDGVNARYLPAGEKIPEKHQLLMEFDDNSCIVCTVQMYGVLHAFTHGENDNFYYHVAKTKPSPLSKDFDISYFEKIISDTKPTLSVKALLATEQRIPGFGNGILQDILFISGINPKTKIKFLDSSDIDRLFQNIKEILLKMAENGGRDTEKDLFGNYGNYKTVLSAKTYKEPCPVCGTAITKQAYLGGNIYFCPVCQPLKG from the coding sequence ATGCTGGAAATACCAGAAAGTTTTAATCTTGCAAAACAATTAAACCAGACTGTAAAAAATAAAGTTATAAAAAATGTTAAAGCTGCACAGTCTCCGCATAAATTTGCATTTTATTTTAATGATGATCCTGATAATTACAATGCTCTGCTTTCAGGAAAAAAAATTGAAAAGATCGAACCTATCGGCGGACAAGTTGAAATTACTGCTGAAAATATAAGAATATTGTTTGGTGACGGAGTAAATGCAAGATATCTGCCTGCCGGAGAAAAAATTCCGGAAAAGCATCAGCTTCTTATGGAATTCGATGATAATTCATGTATTGTATGTACTGTTCAGATGTATGGAGTACTTCATGCATTTACCCATGGAGAAAACGATAATTTTTATTATCATGTAGCTAAAACAAAACCTTCTCCTCTATCAAAAGATTTTGATATCAGTTATTTTGAGAAAATAATATCTGATACGAAGCCGACATTGTCGGTAAAAGCTCTGCTTGCCACGGAACAGCGCATTCCCGGATTTGGAAACGGTATTCTTCAGGATATTTTATTTATTTCAGGAATTAATCCCAAAACAAAAATAAAATTTCTTGACAGTTCTGATATAGACAGACTGTTTCAGAATATTAAAGAAATTTTGCTGAAAATGGCTGAAAACGGCGGTCGAGATACTGAAAAAGATCTATTCGGAAACTACGGAAATTATAAAACAGTTTTATCAGCCAAAACTTACAAAGAGCCTTGTCCCGTTTGCGGTACTGCTATAACAAAACAGGCTTATCTCGGCGGAAATATTTATTTTTGTCCTGTTTGCCAGCCCTTAAAAGGATAA
- a CDS encoding sulfurtransferase gives MSKLISSDFLNENMDKYTILDCRFSLGDKEYGRNAYNTEHIENAVFIDFENELSSKIGEHGGRHPLPNVEKFISAMEKHGISDSTEVVIYDDGDLAGAGRLWWLFKYIGKENVYVLDGGLPVWKKKGYKTSNKEYKAEVSGKLSADTQTNILCDVNYVKAKLNDPDTVLVDSRAAERYQGLTEPVDRIPGHIPGAVNFPYGEAIVDGVVMNREELNSRFKSLTNKNIVVYCGSGVTGCVNFLLLEEIGLKPVLYSGSYSDWVSYPENEVEK, from the coding sequence ATGAGCAAACTTATAAGTTCTGATTTTTTAAATGAAAATATGGATAAATATACTATACTGGACTGTCGTTTCAGCCTTGGGGATAAGGAATACGGAAGAAATGCCTATAATACCGAGCATATCGAAAACGCTGTTTTTATTGACTTCGAAAATGAATTAAGCAGCAAAATAGGTGAACACGGCGGCAGACATCCGCTCCCGAATGTGGAAAAATTTATTTCTGCTATGGAAAAGCACGGTATCAGTGATTCTACAGAAGTGGTTATCTATGATGACGGAGACCTTGCCGGTGCCGGAAGACTGTGGTGGCTTTTTAAATATATAGGTAAAGAAAATGTTTACGTTCTTGACGGCGGTCTGCCGGTATGGAAGAAAAAGGGGTACAAAACTTCAAATAAGGAATATAAGGCTGAGGTTTCAGGAAAGCTTTCTGCTGATACACAGACTAATATTCTATGCGATGTTAATTATGTAAAAGCAAAATTAAATGATCCTGATACTGTTCTCGTGGATTCACGTGCCGCCGAAAGATATCAGGGACTGACAGAACCTGTAGACAGAATACCTGGTCATATTCCGGGTGCAGTTAATTTTCCTTACGGAGAAGCTATTGTAGATGGTGTTGTCATGAACAGAGAAGAATTAAACAGCAGATTCAAAAGTCTGACTAATAAAAATATAGTGGTTTACTGCGGTTCCGGTGTAACAGGCTGTGTGAATTTTCTTCTTCTTGAAGAGATCGGACTAAAACCTGTTTTATATTCAGGAAGTTATAGCGACTGGGTAAGTTATCCGGAAAACGAAGTGGAGAAATAG
- a CDS encoding SDR family NAD(P)-dependent oxidoreductase, with amino-acid sequence METVLITGASSGIGREFSKLFAEKGYRLVITARREKNLAELKKMYPENNVEVIPCDLGSEAGAEYLYNEVKKRSIKVDILINNAGFGLFGEFYETDIEKEKKMIDLNVKALVELSKYFLQEMLERNSGRILNVASIAAFQPGPYMSVYYASKAFVLSFSEALRNEVRNTGVCISVLCPGPVETEFEKSSELTKSKLFSKLKPITAEKVAYAGYRGLMKNRAVIIPGFFNRAAITAGTFVPTGIKVNIARKIQEKKK; translated from the coding sequence ATGGAAACAGTTCTGATAACAGGTGCAAGCAGCGGAATAGGCCGGGAATTTTCGAAATTATTTGCAGAAAAAGGATACAGGCTGGTGATAACAGCCAGAAGAGAAAAAAACCTTGCAGAATTAAAAAAAATGTACCCTGAAAATAATGTAGAAGTGATTCCCTGTGATCTGGGAAGTGAAGCAGGTGCAGAGTATCTTTATAATGAAGTAAAAAAACGCAGCATAAAAGTAGATATTCTTATAAATAATGCGGGCTTTGGATTATTTGGCGAATTTTATGAAACTGATATTGAAAAAGAAAAGAAAATGATAGATCTTAATGTAAAAGCACTTGTTGAATTAAGCAAATATTTTTTACAGGAAATGCTGGAAAGAAATTCCGGCAGAATATTAAATGTAGCCTCAATAGCGGCTTTTCAGCCCGGGCCTTATATGAGTGTTTATTATGCCAGTAAAGCATTTGTACTGTCTTTTTCTGAAGCATTGAGAAATGAAGTAAGAAATACCGGAGTGTGTATTTCTGTTTTATGTCCCGGACCTGTGGAAACAGAATTTGAGAAAAGTTCAGAGCTTACTAAATCAAAGCTATTCAGTAAATTAAAACCGATTACTGCTGAAAAAGTGGCATATGCAGGATATAGAGGGCTTATGAAAAACAGGGCGGTAATAATACCGGGATTCTTTAACAGAGCAGCAATAACAGCAGGAACATTCGTACCTACAGGGATAAAAGTAAATATAGCAAGAAAAATACAGGAAAAGAAAAAATAA
- a CDS encoding alpha/beta fold hydrolase — translation MLKSYFKSFDDKEISYLFFEPKRTEVKKSVLIIHGMMETKERYSEFSEFLANNGYNVFIFDLRGHGDFSAEGKPVYFEKGENAYTILKDMEFFIKNIIKEEPLILGHSFGSVLTLKYAEEHSETDKFILSGHPHINGISLFFGKMWTAFEGIFIKRKKSLLNKTFKSYNKHFRPNKTEYDWLTRDEAETARYALDPKCGFYATPGFFHSFLKITGDSAKNIKKVNSNAKLLILYGTEDMAAGKGKSADKLKNKLKSIDRKINIIENKNGRHESLNEINKYEIYDSILEWLNKLYEKKV, via the coding sequence ATGCTAAAATCTTATTTTAAGTCTTTTGACGACAAAGAAATTTCGTATTTATTTTTTGAACCTAAAAGAACAGAGGTAAAAAAGAGTGTATTGATAATACACGGCATGATGGAAACGAAAGAAAGATACAGTGAATTTTCAGAATTTCTTGCAAATAACGGGTATAATGTTTTTATATTTGATCTGAGAGGGCATGGTGACTTTTCCGCTGAAGGGAAGCCTGTATATTTTGAAAAGGGTGAAAATGCATATACGATTTTAAAAGATATGGAATTTTTTATAAAAAATATTATAAAAGAAGAGCCTTTAATATTAGGGCACAGCTTTGGTTCAGTACTTACACTGAAATATGCCGAAGAGCATTCCGAAACAGATAAATTTATTCTTTCAGGCCATCCGCATATAAATGGTATCTCTTTATTTTTCGGAAAGATGTGGACAGCTTTTGAAGGAATATTCATAAAAAGAAAAAAATCTCTTTTGAACAAGACCTTTAAGTCATATAACAAGCATTTTAGACCCAATAAGACTGAATATGACTGGCTTACCAGAGATGAGGCAGAAACTGCAAGATATGCCTTAGATCCAAAATGCGGCTTTTATGCGACGCCGGGATTTTTTCACAGTTTTTTGAAGATAACGGGAGATTCTGCGAAAAATATAAAAAAAGTAAACAGTAATGCAAAGCTTCTTATATTATACGGTACAGAAGATATGGCAGCCGGTAAGGGGAAAAGTGCGGATAAACTTAAAAATAAACTGAAATCAATAGACAGAAAGATAAATATAATAGAAAACAAAAACGGAAGACACGAATCTCTTAATGAGATAAATAAATATGAGATATATGATTCAATATTGGAATGGCTGAATAAACTGTATGAAAAAAAAGTATAG
- a CDS encoding NADP-dependent glyceraldehyde-3-phosphate dehydrogenase: MAEIKEYKNLINGEWKESKEQITIYSPIDNKEIGKVQAMTHKEIDDAMAAAKAAMKAWREVPIVERAKVLYKAAELLEKRKDEIGEILAEEVAKNLKSAVSEVVRTADLIRYTAEEGIRVHGEVMKGDTFEAASKNKLAIIRREPMGVVLAIAPFNYPINLSASKIAPALIGGNVVIFKPPTQGAISGLLLTQVFEEAGLPKGVLNSVTGKGSVIGDYLIAHPDVNFINFTGSTEVGEKIGEVSGMKPILLELGGKDAAIVLEDADLEKAASEIVAGAFSYSGQRCTAIKRVLVEEKVADKLAEILEKKVNSLSVGDPFDNAEITPLISNKAADFVEELIDDAVNKGAKVINHPKREGNLIWPGVFDNVTLDMRIAWEEPFGPVLPIIRVKDENEAIEINNKSEYGLQAAIFTKDTTRALEIADKLEVGTVHMNNKTQRGPDNFPFLGIKKSGVGVQGIRYSIESMTKLKSVVINI, encoded by the coding sequence ATGGCAGAAATAAAAGAATATAAAAATTTGATAAACGGAGAATGGAAGGAATCAAAAGAACAGATCACAATTTATTCTCCCATTGATAATAAAGAAATAGGGAAAGTACAGGCTATGACACATAAAGAAATAGATGATGCCATGGCTGCAGCTAAAGCAGCAATGAAAGCCTGGAGAGAGGTTCCTATAGTAGAAAGGGCAAAGGTCCTTTATAAAGCCGCAGAATTACTGGAAAAAAGAAAAGATGAGATAGGCGAGATTCTGGCTGAGGAAGTAGCAAAAAACCTGAAATCAGCTGTTTCTGAGGTCGTGAGAACAGCTGATCTGATAAGATATACAGCGGAAGAAGGAATAAGGGTGCACGGTGAGGTCATGAAAGGGGATACTTTTGAAGCAGCCAGTAAAAATAAACTGGCTATAATAAGAAGAGAGCCAATGGGTGTAGTACTGGCAATAGCACCTTTTAATTATCCTATAAATCTTTCTGCTTCAAAGATAGCACCAGCTCTTATAGGCGGGAATGTAGTAATATTCAAGCCGCCTACTCAGGGAGCAATAAGCGGTCTGCTGCTCACACAGGTCTTTGAGGAAGCAGGACTTCCAAAGGGAGTGCTTAACAGTGTAACTGGGAAAGGAAGTGTAATAGGTGATTATCTTATAGCACATCCGGATGTTAACTTTATTAATTTTACAGGAAGTACGGAAGTCGGCGAGAAAATAGGGGAAGTATCAGGAATGAAGCCTATTCTCCTTGAACTTGGCGGAAAGGATGCTGCTATTGTCCTTGAAGATGCTGATCTGGAAAAAGCTGCTTCTGAAATAGTAGCTGGTGCATTCAGTTATTCAGGTCAGAGATGTACTGCGATAAAGAGAGTACTGGTCGAAGAAAAAGTTGCCGATAAACTGGCAGAAATATTAGAGAAAAAAGTAAACAGTCTGTCAGTGGGGGATCCGTTCGATAATGCAGAAATAACACCGCTGATAAGCAACAAAGCTGCTGATTTTGTGGAAGAGCTGATTGATGATGCTGTAAATAAAGGTGCCAAAGTTATCAACCATCCTAAAAGAGAAGGCAATCTTATATGGCCGGGAGTATTTGACAATGTTACCCTTGATATGAGAATAGCATGGGAAGAGCCTTTCGGGCCTGTGCTTCCGATAATACGGGTAAAAGATGAAAATGAAGCAATAGAAATTAATAATAAATCGGAATATGGACTTCAGGCTGCTATTTTCACCAAGGATACTACAAGAGCTTTGGAAATAGCCGATAAGCTTGAAGTGGGAACTGTACATATGAATAATAAGACACAAAGAGGTCCTGATAATTTTCCGTTTCTTGGAATAAAGAAATCCGGTGTAGGAGTTCAAGGGATAAGATATAGTATAGAAAGCATGACAAAATTAAAATCTGTTGTTATAAATATTTAG
- a CDS encoding cysteine desulfurase family protein, with product MIYLDNAASTRILPEVIQELVKSCEEYYGNPSSIHSAGQKAKKLLENSREVIAGLFGAEGKEIIFTSGGAEGNNLVIKGAAEAYAYKGKHIITTDIEHPTVLNTLLDLEEKGYEITYLHTDKNGLINVEELKDSLRQDTILVSVMSSNNETGVIQPIEEIGKILSKTAVFFHVDAVQSIGKDIIYPKESRISAFTASAHKFYGPKGAGIVFLDKNFLVKKQIFGGHQERNRRAGTENLNSVYGMQKALEIIYGSIFQEQMNEKRLHEYMEKRIKNEINDVVINGEEADRLNTITSLTIRGCDVQTLLVALDLRGICVSAGSACMSGAFLESPVLKAMGLSKEDLKSTIRVSIGRYNTMEEIDFFIENLKEIVKTERGE from the coding sequence ATGATTTATCTGGATAATGCAGCTTCTACCAGAATTCTGCCGGAAGTAATTCAGGAGTTGGTAAAAAGCTGCGAAGAATACTATGGGAATCCCTCGTCTATTCACAGTGCCGGTCAAAAAGCCAAAAAGCTTTTGGAAAACAGCAGGGAAGTAATAGCCGGTCTGTTTGGTGCTGAAGGAAAAGAAATAATTTTTACTTCCGGCGGGGCGGAAGGAAATAATCTGGTTATAAAGGGTGCTGCCGAGGCATATGCATATAAAGGAAAGCATATTATAACAACTGATATAGAACATCCGACAGTTCTGAACACTTTGTTGGATTTAGAGGAAAAAGGATATGAAATAACCTATCTTCATACTGATAAAAACGGTTTGATTAATGTGGAGGAATTAAAAGATTCACTGAGACAGGATACGATATTGGTATCAGTTATGAGTTCCAATAATGAAACAGGGGTTATTCAGCCAATAGAAGAAATAGGAAAAATATTATCCAAAACAGCTGTTTTTTTTCATGTTGATGCGGTACAAAGTATAGGGAAGGATATAATTTATCCAAAGGAATCAAGAATATCCGCCTTTACAGCAAGTGCACATAAGTTTTACGGTCCGAAAGGGGCAGGAATAGTTTTTCTGGATAAGAATTTTCTTGTAAAGAAACAGATATTCGGAGGTCATCAGGAGAGAAACCGAAGAGCAGGAACAGAAAATCTTAATTCTGTGTATGGTATGCAGAAAGCTCTGGAAATAATATACGGAAGTATTTTTCAGGAACAGATGAATGAAAAAAGACTTCATGAATATATGGAAAAGAGAATTAAGAATGAAATAAATGATGTGGTAATAAACGGGGAAGAAGCGGACAGACTGAATACAATAACGAGTCTTACCATAAGAGGATGTGACGTGCAGACTCTTCTTGTAGCACTGGATTTGAGAGGGATATGTGTAAGCGCCGGCTCTGCCTGCATGTCAGGAGCCTTTCTGGAATCTCCGGTTTTAAAGGCTATGGGATTATCAAAGGAGGATTTGAAGTCTACCATAAGAGTCAGCATAGGAAGATATAACACGATGGAGGAAATTGATTTTTTTATTGAAAATCTAAAGGAAATTGTAAAAACCGAAAGAGGCGAATAA
- the hydE gene encoding [FeFe] hydrogenase H-cluster radical SAM maturase HydE, giving the protein MLEQILEKESLTKDDLIYLMKLTKQDDLNKLYEKAYSIKEKYVGRKAYYRGLIEFSNRCVKNCYYCGIRSGNENVERFDMSGDEIIKMAKWAYENNYGSVTLQSGERQDKNFEKFVKDMILDIKKVSDGKLGLTLCLGEQTEDIYREWFEAGGHRYLLRIETTNEELYKVIHPDNNIHSFQKRVDCLKTLKKIGYQVGTGVMIGLPGQTEEDLVNDILFFEEMDIDMIGMGPYVVHKDTPLGKDVINNDLNTEEEKYKRFVLGLKMIAITRLYLKDVNIAATTALQALNPLGRELGLKAGANILMPIITIEEHREKYQLYDNKPCIDDNAEECKACLTGRVSSIGDIVGYGEWGDSPHFKRKNF; this is encoded by the coding sequence TTGTTAGAACAGATATTGGAAAAAGAAAGTTTGACAAAAGATGATCTGATTTACTTAATGAAACTTACAAAACAGGATGATCTAAATAAATTGTATGAAAAAGCATACAGTATAAAAGAAAAGTATGTAGGCAGAAAAGCCTACTACAGAGGTCTGATAGAATTTTCAAACAGATGTGTGAAAAATTGTTATTATTGCGGAATAAGATCAGGCAATGAAAATGTGGAAAGATTCGACATGTCCGGTGATGAAATAATAAAAATGGCTAAATGGGCATATGAAAATAATTATGGTTCTGTTACACTTCAATCAGGTGAAAGACAGGATAAAAATTTTGAAAAATTCGTTAAGGATATGATTCTGGATATAAAAAAAGTGAGTGACGGCAAGTTAGGTCTTACACTTTGCCTCGGGGAACAAACAGAGGATATCTACAGAGAATGGTTTGAAGCCGGAGGGCACAGGTACCTGTTAAGAATAGAAACTACCAATGAAGAGCTTTATAAGGTGATACACCCTGATAATAACATCCACTCATTTCAAAAAAGAGTAGATTGTCTGAAAACACTGAAAAAAATCGGATATCAGGTAGGAACCGGGGTAATGATAGGACTTCCCGGACAAACAGAGGAAGATCTGGTAAATGATATTCTGTTTTTTGAGGAAATGGATATTGACATGATAGGTATGGGACCGTATGTTGTACATAAGGATACACCTCTTGGAAAAGACGTAATAAATAATGACCTAAATACAGAAGAGGAAAAATATAAAAGATTTGTATTAGGATTAAAGATGATAGCAATAACAAGGCTATACCTGAAAGATGTAAATATAGCGGCTACGACAGCACTTCAGGCTCTGAATCCTCTGGGAAGGGAACTCGGGCTGAAAGCCGGTGCCAATATATTAATGCCTATTATAACAATAGAGGAGCACAGGGAAAAATATCAGCTCTATGATAATAAACCATGTATAGATGATAATGCCGAAGAATGCAAGGCGTGTCTTACAGGCAGAGTTTCAAGCATAGGAGATATAGTAGGTTACGGCGAATGGGGAGATTCTCCTCACTTTAAAAGGAAAAATTTCTAA
- a CDS encoding thioredoxin family protein, whose protein sequence is MALLDENIVKQLKGFFDKITEDIKIISFLSESDKSKELDSFLNEVADISDSIKYESYMFGSNNKLEELYGIKRETAFTIVKNNEKTGINFFGIPGGHEFNSFVLAILNLAGLGKKLDTDKADEIKSINKPLDIEVFVSLSCTHCPDVVQALDSIALYNDNITVSMIDSGIYPEEAKSKDIQAVPTVFINDKLASIGAKTFDELLEIAKNS, encoded by the coding sequence ATGGCTTTATTAGATGAAAATATTGTAAAACAACTGAAAGGATTTTTCGATAAAATCACTGAAGATATAAAAATAATATCTTTTTTAAGTGAAAGTGATAAATCCAAAGAACTGGACAGCTTCCTAAATGAAGTTGCCGATATATCAGATTCTATAAAATATGAATCTTATATGTTTGGTTCTAATAATAAACTTGAAGAATTATACGGAATAAAGAGAGAAACAGCTTTTACTATTGTAAAAAATAATGAAAAAACAGGGATTAATTTCTTCGGAATACCGGGCGGACATGAATTTAACAGTTTTGTTCTGGCAATACTTAATCTTGCCGGTCTTGGAAAAAAACTGGATACTGATAAGGCTGATGAAATCAAAAGCATCAATAAACCGCTTGATATCGAAGTTTTTGTTTCACTGTCATGCACTCACTGTCCTGATGTGGTACAGGCTCTGGACTCTATAGCCCTGTACAATGATAATATTACAGTGTCTATGATTGATTCGGGAATATATCCTGAGGAAGCGAAATCAAAAGATATTCAGGCCGTTCCTACTGTATTCATAAATGACAAACTTGCTTCAATAGGCGCGAAAACATTTGACGAATTACTTGAAATAGCAAAAAACAGTTAA
- the ahpC gene encoding alkyl hydroperoxide reductase subunit C — translation MSLIGKKLDDFKIEYYQNEEFKTLTLNDIMGKWSIFFFYPGDFTFVCPTELGDVADHYEEFQKAGFEIYSVSTDSHFVHKAWHDTSETIKKIKYPMLGDRNAIIAKMFEVYKEDEGAAYRGSFIVNPDGEIMAYEINEMGIGRDAKDLLRRAKAAKFITENPGLVCPAHWEEGKETLKPGLDLVGKI, via the coding sequence ATGTCGTTAATAGGAAAAAAATTAGATGATTTTAAAATTGAATATTATCAAAACGAGGAGTTCAAAACTCTTACATTAAATGATATCATGGGAAAATGGAGTATCTTCTTTTTCTACCCGGGTGATTTTACATTCGTATGCCCTACAGAGTTAGGAGACGTTGCTGATCATTATGAGGAATTCCAAAAAGCTGGATTTGAAATTTATTCAGTAAGTACAGATTCTCATTTTGTACATAAAGCATGGCATGATACATCAGAAACTATCAAAAAAATAAAATATCCTATGTTAGGTGATCGTAATGCGATTATCGCAAAAATGTTTGAAGTATATAAAGAAGACGAAGGTGCAGCATACAGAGGAAGCTTTATAGTTAACCCTGACGGTGAAATCATGGCTTATGAAATAAACGAAATGGGTATCGGAAGAGATGCTAAGGACTTACTGAGAAGAGCAAAAGCAGCTAAGTTCATCACAGAGAACCCTGGACTTGTTTGTCCTGCACATTGGGAAGAAGGAAAAGAAACATTAAAACCAGGACTTGATCTTGTAGGTAAAATCTAA